Proteins encoded within one genomic window of Vulgatibacter sp.:
- a CDS encoding neuromedin U produces MRAWWAGPPVGALLCALPAPAPAQQAEGGAHPADQPEEAQALAQQLTNPVADLVSIPFQFNWENGVGENEDLRFVLNVQPVIPLSLGEDWNLILRWILPFVAQPPGIAEGSPATFGTGDIVASAFFSPAKGKVIWGVGPVLGLPTGNDPLLNSGTWSAGPTGVFLVQAGPWTAGALANHLWSFADTGEVHRRDVNQTFLQPFVACTTGGAVTFTVQSESTFDWEAEEGQGWTVPVSALVSKLAKLGPFPFSIQGGAGWYAATPAGGPEWRLRLNFVVLLPVQHGH; encoded by the coding sequence ATGCGAGCTTGGTGGGCCGGTCCGCCCGTGGGCGCGCTGCTCTGCGCTCTTCCTGCTCCGGCCCCGGCCCAGCAGGCGGAGGGCGGAGCGCATCCGGCGGATCAGCCGGAGGAGGCGCAGGCGCTCGCGCAGCAGCTGACCAACCCCGTCGCCGATCTGGTCAGCATCCCCTTCCAGTTCAACTGGGAGAACGGGGTGGGGGAGAACGAGGATCTGCGCTTCGTGCTCAACGTGCAGCCGGTGATCCCGCTCTCCCTCGGCGAGGACTGGAACCTCATCCTCCGCTGGATCCTGCCCTTCGTGGCGCAGCCCCCGGGGATCGCCGAGGGATCGCCGGCGACCTTCGGCACCGGCGACATCGTCGCCTCGGCCTTCTTCTCTCCGGCGAAGGGGAAGGTGATCTGGGGGGTCGGGCCGGTGCTGGGGCTTCCCACCGGCAACGATCCGCTCCTCAACTCCGGTACGTGGTCCGCCGGGCCGACCGGCGTGTTCCTCGTCCAGGCAGGTCCCTGGACCGCCGGCGCGCTGGCCAACCACCTCTGGTCCTTCGCCGATACCGGCGAGGTCCACCGGCGCGACGTGAACCAGACCTTCCTGCAGCCCTTCGTGGCCTGCACCACCGGCGGCGCGGTGACCTTCACGGTGCAGAGCGAATCGACTTTCGACTGGGAGGCCGAAGAAGGGCAGGGCTGGACCGTCCCCGTCAGCGCCCTGGTGAGCAAGCTGGCGAAGCTCGGTCCGTTCCCCTTCTCGATCCAGGGCGGCGCCGGCTGGTACGCGGCGACGCCGGCGGGAGGACCGGAGTGGAGGCTGCGCCTCAACTTCGTGGTCCTCCTGCCGGTGCAACACGGCCACTGA
- a CDS encoding class I fructose-bisphosphate aldolase, whose amino-acid sequence MRLTDQVKQILSWYPSENPGVLSNMSRMMMTGRIAGTGKMVILPVDQGFEHGPARSFAQNPAGYDPEYHYQLALDAGCNAYAAPLGALELAAGKYLGEVPLILKLNNSDTMAKMENPISALTGSVEDALRLGCSAIGFTIYPGSQDRKTMYEEIRELILEAKSVGLPTVLWAYPRGAGMSKQGETAADIVAYAAHVACQLGAHIVKVKPPGDFIEQPEAKKVFEKFNIPTATMADRIRHVVQSCFNGKRMVIFSGGEAKETAALLDEVRQIRDGGGFGSIMGRNAFQRPHDEAVKLLQDVMDIFAGKK is encoded by the coding sequence ATGCGTCTGACGGATCAGGTGAAGCAGATCCTCTCGTGGTACCCCTCGGAGAACCCGGGCGTTCTCTCCAACATGTCGCGGATGATGATGACCGGCCGCATCGCCGGCACCGGCAAGATGGTCATCCTCCCGGTGGACCAGGGCTTCGAGCACGGCCCCGCGCGCTCCTTCGCGCAGAACCCGGCGGGCTACGATCCCGAGTACCACTACCAGCTCGCCCTCGACGCGGGCTGCAACGCCTACGCCGCGCCGCTCGGCGCCCTGGAGCTCGCCGCCGGCAAGTACCTCGGCGAGGTCCCGCTCATCCTCAAGCTCAACAACTCCGACACCATGGCGAAGATGGAGAACCCCATCTCCGCGCTCACCGGCTCGGTGGAGGACGCGCTCCGTCTCGGCTGCTCGGCGATCGGCTTCACGATCTACCCGGGCTCGCAGGACCGGAAGACGATGTACGAGGAGATCCGCGAGCTGATCCTCGAGGCGAAGAGCGTCGGCCTTCCCACCGTGCTCTGGGCCTACCCCCGTGGCGCCGGCATGTCGAAGCAGGGCGAGACCGCTGCCGACATCGTCGCCTACGCGGCCCACGTCGCCTGCCAGCTCGGCGCCCACATCGTGAAGGTGAAGCCGCCCGGTGACTTCATCGAGCAGCCGGAGGCCAAGAAGGTCTTCGAGAAGTTCAACATCCCCACCGCCACCATGGCCGACCGCATCCGCCACGTGGTGCAGAGCTGCTTCAACGGCAAGCGCATGGTGATCTTCTCCGGCGGCGAGGCCAAGGAGACCGCGGCGCTCCTCGACGAGGTCCGCCAGATCCGCGACGGCGGCGGCTTCGGCTCGATCATGGGCCGTAACGCCTTCCAGCGTCCGCACGACGAGGCCGTGAAGCTCCTCCAGGACGTGATGGACATCTTCGCCGGCAAGAAGTAG
- the thiS gene encoding sulfur carrier protein ThiS translates to MKLVINGEEQEVPEAIHVAGLLDFLGVPRERVAVEVNLAVVKRADHDKHLLAPGDQVEVVAFVGGG, encoded by the coding sequence GTGAAGCTCGTCATCAACGGGGAAGAGCAGGAAGTTCCGGAGGCGATCCACGTGGCGGGATTGCTCGACTTCCTCGGCGTCCCCCGCGAACGCGTCGCCGTCGAGGTCAACCTCGCGGTGGTCAAGCGGGCGGACCACGACAAGCACCTCCTTGCACCAGGCGATCAGGTCGAAGTGGTCGCTTTCGTCGGCGGCGGCTGA
- a CDS encoding thiazole synthase has protein sequence MSEALRIGDHTFTSRLFTGTGKYKDFPTMKAALEASGSEIVTVAVRRLDLSAKGEESLLHWIPEGMKLLPNTAGCFNAEDAIRTSRLARELWGTDLIKLEVLSDPKTLLPDAEETIKAAKVLAAEGFTVLPYTNDDPVAARKLEDAGCAAVMPLGAPIGSGLGVRNPYNIVILREQVKVPVLVDAGVGTASDVAIAMELGCDAVLLNTAIAGAKDPVRMARAMKAACEAGRDAFLAGRIPKKLYGNASSPIEGTIASAR, from the coding sequence ATGTCCGAAGCACTCCGGATCGGCGACCACACCTTCACCTCGCGCCTCTTCACCGGCACCGGGAAATACAAGGACTTCCCCACCATGAAGGCGGCGCTCGAGGCCTCCGGCAGCGAGATCGTCACCGTGGCGGTCCGCCGCCTCGACCTCTCCGCGAAGGGCGAGGAGAGCCTCCTCCACTGGATCCCCGAGGGGATGAAGCTGCTGCCCAACACCGCCGGCTGCTTCAACGCCGAGGACGCGATCCGCACCAGCCGCCTCGCCCGCGAGCTCTGGGGCACCGACCTCATCAAGCTCGAGGTCCTCTCCGATCCCAAGACGCTCCTCCCCGACGCCGAGGAGACGATCAAGGCGGCGAAGGTGCTGGCGGCGGAGGGCTTCACCGTCCTGCCCTACACCAACGACGATCCGGTCGCCGCCCGCAAACTCGAGGACGCAGGCTGCGCCGCGGTGATGCCGCTCGGTGCGCCGATCGGATCGGGCCTCGGGGTCCGCAACCCCTACAACATCGTGATCCTCCGCGAGCAGGTGAAGGTGCCCGTGCTGGTCGACGCCGGCGTGGGCACCGCCAGCGACGTCGCGATCGCGATGGAGCTGGGCTGCGACGCCGTGCTCCTCAACACCGCCATCGCCGGCGCGAAGGATCCGGTGCGCATGGCGCGGGCGATGAAGGCAGCCTGCGAGGCGGGCCGCGATGCGTTCCTCGCCGGCCGCATCCCGAAGAAGCTCTACGGCAACGCCTCCTCGCCGATCGAAGGAACGATCGCGAGCGCCCGCTGA
- a CDS encoding thiamine phosphate synthase, whose amino-acid sequence MDFRLYLITDRRLVADLPGAIDRALAGIPRGTAAVLLREKDLGARALHELALACRAVCDRRGAKLFLSDRADVAIAAGAAGVHLTGGSIDPADVRALAPGLLVGASCHTEAEIAARSDADFALYSPIFPSPGKGPAIGLDALRSAAACGLPLFALGGVDAANAAACIEAGAHGIAGIRGWLAAPDPAAATEQLLQTVLSATSAAFPQGGSPPPMTRPRTLC is encoded by the coding sequence ATGGACTTCCGGCTCTACCTGATCACCGATCGGCGCCTCGTCGCCGATCTGCCGGGGGCGATCGATCGTGCCCTCGCCGGCATTCCCCGCGGCACCGCCGCGGTGCTGCTCCGCGAGAAGGATCTCGGCGCACGGGCGCTGCACGAGCTGGCGCTCGCCTGCCGCGCGGTCTGTGACCGCCGGGGCGCGAAGCTCTTCCTCTCCGATCGCGCGGACGTCGCCATCGCCGCCGGCGCTGCCGGCGTGCACCTCACCGGCGGATCCATCGATCCTGCCGACGTGCGCGCGCTCGCGCCCGGGCTGCTCGTCGGCGCGAGCTGCCACACGGAGGCGGAGATCGCGGCACGGTCGGATGCGGATTTCGCGCTCTACAGCCCGATCTTCCCCTCGCCCGGCAAAGGGCCGGCGATCGGGCTCGATGCGCTCCGCAGCGCCGCAGCCTGCGGCCTGCCGCTCTTCGCCCTTGGGGGCGTCGACGCCGCGAATGCGGCCGCCTGCATCGAGGCGGGGGCCCATGGCATCGCTGGGATCCGCGGCTGGCTGGCGGCGCCAGATCCCGCCGCGGCGACGGAGCAACTGCTCCAAACGGTGCTTTCCGCCACGTCCGCTGCCTTCCCACAGGGTGGATCGCCACCCCCGATGACCCGGCCCCGAACGCTCTGTTAG
- a CDS encoding SNF2-related protein: MQDPSTVIMPRRSDTPAPARGAKKPSRFHQRILAEELTRRHTAGGLERVAPALAEACVDLNPHQLQAVTFALESLSTGGCILGDEVGLGKTVEAGLTLAQLIAEGRSRILILAPAPLRAQWRDEMWDKFGLTAECIDGPSAKATGRLNPFDSPVPIICSVPFMCNRASEVRQIPWDLVIIDEAHRLRNAYKRDHKTGRALREALTGIPKLLLTATPLQNSIMEIYGLACLIDETLFGPEDAFRQLYGPLLQPPPPPGAPDEKQILAERQDLMNDMKERIAPIMNRTLRRQVREYVKYTNRRSIVEDFRPSDDEQLLYDKVSEYLAREELAAIAPERRTLLTLCYRKILGSSSFAIASTLEKLADSLESKIGAAEKVMQAQGTHIDQLLLDRENEDDQDGLEEEIRRIYEEEAEELIDDGEIDKKKPMTLSDCKEELKQLREMVALARSIKVNAKGDALVRAIHRSFTVAAAHSWPEKAVIFTESRRTQDYLKKLLEENGFTGLVSILCGDGSGPEERKALVDEFRHKTKILISTEAGAEGLNLQFCNLLINYDLPWNPQRVEQRIGRCHRYGQKRDVLVINMVNRSNAAEARLYDLLEQKLQLFDGVFGASDEVLGALDSGVDFERRVLDIFQSCRGPEEIDTAFNALRSEMEGKINARMAETRALVTERFDDQVKSRLKGAATEARQVLKKSEEQAKAITLSVLGAEDASEKGGVLEITHLPDALVEAAGGAEIALGSYSFGPATDAREKGLKKLGPGSPLVKAAAKMIKSQPLDEVCYLKLDAGKAPPQLSGLFGKEGYWYLYKFLAGEVDPDEKIVHVVLVREGNVFRSLDPETSALFVGIPARETVKRPANETTGPTLTSAKESALLKAQMAVKAEADARRGVAADRARERWDRFTEECLDKPRRRLADVKAKWEAARKLLLNCQDDKERLKLRRDRDAAEREYKRQIDQLRLEEQRRIGDKERALIDVQKKATVGEVKRQLIATSYWFFE; this comes from the coding sequence ATGCAGGATCCGAGCACGGTGATCATGCCCCGGCGATCGGACACACCCGCGCCCGCCCGTGGCGCGAAGAAGCCGAGCCGTTTCCACCAGCGCATCCTCGCCGAGGAGCTTACCCGCAGGCACACCGCCGGCGGCCTCGAGCGGGTGGCGCCGGCGCTGGCGGAGGCTTGCGTCGACCTGAACCCCCACCAGCTCCAGGCGGTGACCTTCGCGCTGGAGAGCCTCTCCACCGGCGGCTGCATCCTCGGCGACGAGGTGGGTCTCGGAAAAACGGTCGAGGCGGGCCTCACCCTGGCGCAGCTCATCGCCGAGGGGCGCTCGCGGATCCTCATCCTCGCGCCGGCGCCGCTGCGCGCGCAGTGGCGCGACGAGATGTGGGACAAATTCGGCCTCACCGCCGAGTGCATCGACGGGCCGTCGGCGAAGGCCACCGGGCGCCTCAACCCCTTCGACTCGCCGGTGCCGATCATCTGCTCGGTGCCCTTCATGTGCAACCGCGCCAGCGAGGTCCGGCAGATCCCCTGGGACCTCGTGATCATCGACGAGGCGCACCGCCTCCGCAACGCCTACAAGCGCGATCACAAGACCGGCCGCGCGCTGCGCGAGGCGCTCACCGGCATCCCCAAGCTGCTGCTCACGGCGACGCCGCTGCAGAACAGCATCATGGAGATCTACGGGCTCGCCTGCCTCATCGACGAGACGCTCTTCGGTCCCGAGGATGCGTTCCGCCAGCTCTACGGGCCGCTGCTCCAGCCGCCCCCGCCGCCCGGCGCACCCGATGAGAAACAGATCCTGGCGGAGCGCCAGGATCTGATGAACGACATGAAGGAGCGCATCGCTCCGATCATGAACCGGACCCTCCGTCGCCAGGTGCGCGAATACGTCAAGTACACGAACCGCCGCTCCATCGTGGAGGACTTCCGGCCGAGCGACGACGAGCAGCTCCTCTACGACAAGGTGAGCGAATACCTCGCCCGCGAGGAACTCGCCGCGATCGCCCCCGAGCGCCGCACGCTGCTCACCTTGTGCTACCGCAAGATCCTCGGCTCCTCCTCCTTCGCGATCGCGTCGACGCTGGAGAAGCTCGCCGACTCCCTCGAGTCGAAGATCGGCGCCGCCGAGAAGGTGATGCAGGCCCAGGGCACGCACATCGATCAGCTCCTCCTCGACCGCGAGAACGAGGACGATCAGGACGGTCTCGAAGAGGAGATCCGCCGGATCTACGAGGAGGAGGCCGAAGAGCTCATCGACGACGGCGAGATCGACAAGAAGAAGCCGATGACCCTCTCCGACTGCAAGGAGGAGCTCAAGCAGCTCCGGGAGATGGTCGCCCTCGCCCGCTCGATCAAGGTGAACGCCAAAGGTGATGCGCTGGTCCGCGCGATCCACCGCTCCTTCACCGTTGCCGCTGCGCACAGCTGGCCCGAGAAGGCGGTGATCTTCACCGAGAGCCGCAGGACGCAGGACTACCTGAAGAAGCTGCTCGAGGAGAACGGCTTCACCGGCCTGGTCTCGATCCTCTGCGGCGACGGCTCCGGCCCCGAGGAGCGCAAGGCGCTGGTGGACGAGTTCCGCCACAAGACCAAGATCCTCATCTCCACCGAGGCGGGCGCCGAGGGCCTCAACCTCCAGTTCTGCAACCTGCTGATCAACTACGACCTGCCCTGGAATCCGCAGCGCGTGGAGCAGCGCATCGGCCGCTGCCACCGCTATGGCCAGAAGCGCGACGTGCTCGTGATCAACATGGTCAACCGCTCCAACGCGGCGGAGGCCCGGCTCTACGATCTGCTCGAGCAGAAGCTGCAGCTCTTCGACGGCGTCTTCGGCGCCTCCGACGAGGTCCTGGGCGCGTTGGACAGCGGCGTCGACTTCGAGCGGCGCGTCCTCGACATCTTCCAGTCGTGCCGCGGCCCGGAGGAGATCGACACGGCCTTCAACGCGCTCCGCTCCGAGATGGAGGGGAAGATCAACGCCCGCATGGCGGAGACGCGGGCGCTGGTCACCGAGCGCTTCGACGATCAGGTGAAGTCGCGGCTCAAGGGCGCCGCCACCGAGGCCCGGCAGGTCCTCAAGAAGAGCGAGGAGCAGGCCAAGGCGATCACCCTATCGGTCCTCGGCGCCGAGGACGCCAGCGAGAAGGGCGGCGTCCTCGAGATCACCCACCTCCCCGACGCGCTGGTCGAGGCGGCGGGCGGTGCGGAGATCGCGCTGGGCTCCTACTCCTTCGGCCCCGCCACCGACGCCAGGGAGAAGGGGCTCAAGAAGCTCGGGCCCGGCTCGCCGCTGGTCAAGGCGGCGGCGAAGATGATCAAGAGCCAGCCCCTCGACGAGGTCTGCTACCTCAAGCTCGACGCGGGCAAGGCGCCGCCGCAGCTCTCCGGCCTCTTCGGCAAGGAGGGCTACTGGTACCTCTACAAATTCCTCGCCGGCGAGGTCGATCCCGACGAGAAGATCGTCCACGTGGTGCTGGTGCGGGAGGGCAACGTCTTCCGTTCGCTCGATCCGGAGACCAGCGCGCTCTTCGTGGGGATCCCGGCGCGCGAGACCGTGAAGCGCCCGGCGAACGAGACCACCGGCCCCACCCTCACCTCCGCCAAGGAGTCGGCGCTGCTCAAGGCGCAGATGGCGGTGAAGGCCGAGGCGGACGCCCGCCGCGGCGTCGCCGCCGACCGCGCCAGGGAGCGCTGGGATCGCTTCACCGAGGAATGCCTCGACAAACCCCGCCGCCGCCTCGCCGACGTGAAGGCGAAGTGGGAGGCTGCCCGCAAGCTCCTGCTCAATTGCCAGGACGACAAGGAGCGCCTCAAGCTCCGCCGCGATCGCGACGCAGCGGAGCGCGAGTACAAGCGGCAGATCGATCAGCTCCGGCTCGAGGAGCAGCGCCGCATCGGCGACAAGGAGCGCGCCCTCATCGACGTGCAGAAGAAGGCGACGGTGGGCGAGGTGAAGCGGCAGCTGATCGCGACGAGCTACTGGTTTTTCGAATAG
- a CDS encoding threonine/serine exporter ThrE family protein, with the protein MNSLPMSMPMNEQAPSDPGLAFTLRLGHALHRYGVPAHRLEQAMSVVSARFGLTGRFYSTPTAIIASFGPPEDLRSCMIRVEPGDVDLARLAALDELTTEVMHGTCEPALASRRLDEILTSPPPYGPRITVAAFSIASGGAAYLLGGGAREVLVALLISAVTGLLAVSTGRFPGLARMLEVLGAFLAAALAIAGTRVLGPYSVQLAIIAGLIVLLPGLTLTVALTELATRNLVSGTSRAMSALITFLQMGFGVALASQLDKVLPPVPDLPAPPPLPGWVMLPALVFGVGSFAVLFRSRYRDAVWIIIGGSVSYFAAGVGSTYLGPQLGAFVGSLLLCMGSNALARWKDKPSVITILPGMLLLVPGSVGFRSLDALLAHNVLGGVETAFTMVMVAVGIVAGLLLANAVVPPRKVL; encoded by the coding sequence GTGAACAGCTTGCCGATGTCGATGCCGATGAACGAGCAGGCGCCGAGCGACCCGGGGCTCGCCTTCACGCTGCGCCTCGGCCACGCGCTCCACCGCTACGGCGTTCCCGCCCACCGCCTCGAGCAGGCGATGAGCGTGGTCTCGGCCCGCTTCGGCCTCACCGGCCGCTTCTACTCCACACCCACGGCGATCATCGCCTCCTTCGGCCCGCCCGAGGATCTGCGCAGCTGCATGATCCGCGTGGAGCCCGGCGACGTGGATCTCGCCCGCCTCGCCGCCCTCGACGAACTCACCACCGAGGTGATGCACGGCACCTGCGAGCCTGCCCTCGCCTCCCGGCGCCTCGACGAGATCCTCACCAGCCCGCCGCCCTACGGCCCCCGCATCACCGTGGCCGCCTTCTCCATCGCTTCCGGCGGCGCCGCCTACCTCCTCGGCGGCGGCGCCCGCGAGGTGCTGGTGGCGCTGCTCATCAGCGCGGTGACCGGCCTGCTCGCCGTGAGCACGGGGCGCTTCCCCGGGCTGGCCCGAATGCTCGAGGTCCTCGGCGCCTTCCTCGCCGCAGCGCTGGCCATCGCCGGCACCCGCGTCCTCGGCCCCTACTCCGTGCAGCTCGCGATCATCGCCGGCCTCATCGTCCTGTTGCCGGGCCTCACGCTCACGGTGGCGCTCACCGAGTTGGCCACCCGCAACCTCGTCTCCGGCACGTCCCGGGCGATGAGCGCGCTCATCACCTTCCTGCAGATGGGCTTCGGCGTCGCCCTGGCGAGCCAGCTCGACAAAGTGCTGCCGCCGGTCCCCGACCTGCCCGCCCCACCGCCGCTGCCGGGCTGGGTGATGCTCCCCGCGCTGGTCTTCGGCGTGGGCTCCTTCGCCGTCCTCTTCCGCAGCCGCTACCGCGACGCGGTCTGGATCATCATCGGCGGCTCGGTCTCCTATTTCGCCGCAGGCGTGGGCTCGACCTATCTGGGCCCGCAGCTCGGCGCCTTCGTCGGCTCGCTGCTGCTCTGCATGGGCTCGAACGCCCTGGCCCGCTGGAAGGACAAACCCAGCGTGATCACGATCCTCCCCGGCATGCTGCTCCTCGTGCCGGGAAGCGTGGGCTTCCGCTCCCTCGACGCGCTGCTCGCCCACAACGTGCTCGGCGGCGTGGAGACCGCGTTCACCATGGTGATGGTGGCGGTGGGCATCGTCGCCGGCCTGCTCCTCGCCAACGCCGTTGTGCCGCCGCGCAAGGTGCTCTGA
- the thiD gene encoding bifunctional hydroxymethylpyrimidine kinase/phosphomethylpyrimidine kinase has product MRKALTIAGSDSGGGAGIQADLKTFQRFGVFGTSALTLVTAQNTVGVQDVHLLPVEVIAAQIDSVVGDLRPDAVKTGALGSVSIIEAVADAVTRHGLAPLVVDPVMISKHGDGLLGPEAVEALRTRLFPHASLLTPNLHEAGALLGTALRDEDDMREAARALAALGPKAVLIKGGSLGGGEAFDVLWDGVDLHRFATPRVETRSTHGTGCTFSAAITAHLAQGLALGDAVGRAKVWIHRAIASAPGLGRGVGPVDHGVTPPFRAPCAAAQRRWRGAGRRRCPPPPSPW; this is encoded by the coding sequence ATGCGCAAGGCCCTCACCATCGCCGGCTCGGACTCGGGCGGCGGCGCCGGCATCCAGGCGGACCTCAAGACCTTCCAGCGCTTCGGCGTCTTCGGCACCAGCGCCCTCACCCTCGTCACCGCGCAGAACACGGTGGGCGTGCAGGACGTCCACCTGCTGCCGGTGGAGGTGATCGCCGCCCAGATCGACTCGGTGGTGGGCGACCTGCGCCCCGACGCGGTGAAGACCGGCGCGCTGGGCTCGGTGTCGATCATCGAGGCGGTGGCGGACGCGGTGACGCGGCACGGGCTCGCGCCGCTGGTCGTCGATCCGGTGATGATCTCCAAGCACGGCGACGGGCTCCTCGGCCCCGAGGCAGTGGAGGCGCTGCGGACGCGGCTCTTTCCCCACGCCTCGCTCCTCACCCCCAACCTCCACGAGGCGGGCGCGCTGCTGGGGACCGCGTTGCGCGACGAGGACGACATGCGCGAAGCGGCCCGGGCGCTGGCGGCGCTGGGACCGAAGGCCGTGCTGATCAAGGGCGGCAGCCTCGGCGGCGGGGAGGCCTTCGACGTGCTCTGGGACGGCGTCGATCTCCATCGCTTCGCCACGCCGCGGGTCGAGACCCGCAGCACCCACGGCACCGGCTGCACCTTCTCCGCGGCGATCACCGCGCACCTGGCCCAGGGCCTCGCGCTGGGCGATGCGGTGGGCAGGGCGAAGGTCTGGATCCACCGCGCCATCGCCTCGGCCCCGGGGCTGGGCAGGGGCGTGGGCCCCGTCGACCACGGCGTGACCCCGCCGTTCAGAGCACCTTGCGCGGCGGCACAACGGCGTTGGCGAGGAGCAGGCCGGCGACGATGCCCACCGCCACCATCACCATGGTGA
- a CDS encoding patatin-like phospholipase family protein, whose protein sequence is MPARPRRRLRTALVLGGGAARGAYEAGVLSYLRGELKRELGGHVDIDIISGTSVGAINACFAAGTAAIPAQQGMALVDQWRSLRIEDVLRVGAGDLFRVARDLFRRSPVEGDRRAGGLVDPLGLEEIVRKQIPWREISRNIRTGRLHALSVSATRVATGHTTVFIQRAGRDAPPWSSDPHYRALAARIGPFHALASAAIPLLFPAVPVSGELYVDGGLRQNVPISPALRLGAERVIVLSLRQRPVASTLLPPGQDLQPPMPEAAAKPQRRLPLRRERKPPANNYPSGPFLLGKTLDALLLDRVDEDLNRLRRFNAILEAGTTAYGPSFEGVLNSALVPMRNSPMRYVRNLLVHPSEDLGKLAADYCRSAEFKNRASGLVGGFIRRMVESEARDKADLASYLLFDGGFADVLVDLGRRDARDRKEQWIRFFSDEPECAAEAAQLEAPQPR, encoded by the coding sequence TTGCCCGCTCGCCCACGCAGAAGACTTCGCACCGCACTCGTCCTCGGCGGCGGCGCCGCCCGTGGGGCCTACGAAGCCGGGGTGCTCTCCTACCTCCGCGGCGAGCTCAAGCGCGAGCTCGGCGGCCACGTCGACATCGACATCATCTCCGGCACCTCGGTGGGCGCGATCAACGCCTGCTTCGCAGCGGGCACCGCCGCCATCCCCGCGCAGCAGGGCATGGCCCTCGTCGATCAGTGGCGCAGCCTCCGCATCGAGGACGTGCTCCGGGTCGGCGCCGGCGATCTCTTCCGCGTGGCCCGGGACCTCTTCCGCCGCTCGCCGGTGGAGGGCGACCGCCGCGCAGGCGGTCTCGTCGACCCCCTCGGCCTCGAGGAGATCGTGCGCAAGCAGATCCCCTGGCGCGAGATCAGCCGCAACATCCGCACCGGCAGGCTCCACGCCCTCTCGGTCTCCGCCACCCGCGTCGCCACCGGCCACACCACCGTCTTCATCCAGCGCGCGGGCCGCGACGCCCCGCCCTGGAGCAGCGATCCCCACTACCGCGCCCTCGCCGCGCGGATCGGCCCCTTCCACGCCCTCGCCTCCGCCGCGATCCCGCTCCTCTTCCCGGCGGTGCCGGTGAGCGGCGAGCTCTACGTCGACGGTGGCCTGCGCCAGAACGTCCCGATCTCCCCGGCGCTGCGCCTGGGCGCCGAGCGCGTCATCGTCCTCTCGCTGCGGCAGCGGCCGGTGGCGAGCACACTCCTGCCGCCGGGGCAGGACCTCCAGCCGCCGATGCCGGAGGCAGCAGCGAAGCCGCAGCGCAGGCTCCCGTTGCGCCGCGAGCGCAAGCCACCTGCGAACAACTACCCCTCGGGCCCCTTCCTCCTCGGCAAGACCCTTGACGCGCTCCTGCTCGACCGCGTCGACGAGGACCTGAACCGGCTGCGGCGCTTCAACGCGATCCTCGAGGCGGGCACCACCGCCTACGGCCCCAGCTTCGAGGGCGTGCTCAACTCCGCGCTGGTGCCGATGCGCAACTCGCCGATGCGTTACGTGCGCAACCTGCTCGTCCACCCCTCCGAGGATCTCGGCAAGCTCGCCGCCGACTATTGCCGCTCCGCCGAGTTCAAGAACCGGGCGAGCGGCCTCGTCGGCGGCTTCATCCGTCGCATGGTCGAGTCCGAGGCCCGCGACAAGGCCGACCTCGCCTCCTACCTGCTCTTCGACGGGGGCTTCGCCGACGTGCTCGTCGATCTCGGCAGGCGCGACGCCCGCGACCGGAAGGAGCAGTGGATCCGCTTCTTCTCCGACGAGCCGGAGTGCGCTGCGGAAGCGGCGCAGCTCGAGGCGCCGCAGCCCCGCTGA
- the pdxH gene encoding pyridoxamine 5'-phosphate oxidase — protein sequence MDEMNPIERFTAALQRAEEAGVPLANATALATADANGRPSVRMVLLKGADERGFVFYTNLGSRKARELRDRPFASLCFHWTTLEEQIRVEGRVEQVSDEEADAYFASRPRGSQIGAWASRQSETLDDAAALREKVRALEAQYEGKDVPRPPFWSGFLLRPETVEFWYGKPDRLHDRLVFTMREDGWTLRRLYP from the coding sequence ATGGACGAGATGAACCCGATCGAGCGCTTCACCGCAGCGCTGCAGCGCGCGGAGGAGGCGGGGGTGCCGCTGGCCAACGCCACCGCCCTCGCCACCGCGGACGCCAACGGCAGGCCTTCGGTGCGGATGGTGCTGCTCAAGGGCGCCGACGAGCGGGGATTCGTCTTCTACACCAACCTCGGCAGCCGCAAGGCGCGGGAGCTCCGCGACCGTCCCTTCGCCAGCCTCTGCTTCCACTGGACCACCCTCGAGGAGCAGATCCGGGTCGAGGGCCGCGTGGAGCAGGTGAGCGACGAGGAGGCGGACGCCTATTTCGCCTCGCGGCCCCGCGGCAGCCAGATCGGCGCGTGGGCGTCACGGCAGAGCGAGACCCTGGACGACGCCGCTGCGCTTCGCGAGAAGGTGCGGGCCCTCGAAGCGCAGTACGAGGGGAAGGACGTGCCGCGGCCGCCGTTCTGGTCGGGCTTCCTGCTCCGGCCGGAGACGGTGGAGTTCTGGTACGGCAAGCCGGACCGGCTCCACGATCGACTGGTTTTCACGATGCGTGAAGACGGCTGGACGCTGCGGCGGCTCTATCCCTGA